Proteins encoded by one window of Rouxiella chamberiensis:
- a CDS encoding MFS transporter encodes MSSTSIQTTMQLNKRILSIVIFTFVCYLSIGLPLAVLPGFVHNTLGFNSVLAGLIISVQYFATLASRPHAGRFADNIGPKKVVIFGLSCCGLSGLFYIFAWLSTGSPVLSLILLCIGRVFLGIGESFAATGTILWGIGATNPIHTGRVISWNGVATYGAMAAGAPLGVFLNAHFGLPGVSLTILLIAALAIALASSKQAITVVTGKRIAFRAVVGKIWMHGLGLGFGTIGFGVIATFITLYYADKGWEGAAFTLTLFSLGFVGMRLIFGSNIARFGGLRVSIVSFVVEIIGLLFIWQGHSPFSVEIGAFLTGSGFSLIFPALGVEAVKQVPQQNQGTALGTYSAFLDLGLGITGPVAGIVISHFGTPSIYLAASFMVLLAMLITLKMLRIENRQKEIL; translated from the coding sequence ATGTCATCCACATCGATTCAAACGACTATGCAGTTGAATAAACGCATACTATCGATCGTTATTTTTACTTTTGTCTGCTATTTGAGCATCGGTCTGCCTCTGGCCGTTCTGCCGGGTTTTGTGCATAACACGCTGGGCTTCAACTCGGTGCTGGCGGGGCTGATTATCAGCGTGCAATATTTTGCCACGCTGGCCAGTCGTCCCCATGCCGGACGCTTTGCCGACAATATCGGCCCCAAAAAAGTGGTGATTTTCGGGCTGTCCTGCTGTGGACTCAGCGGCCTGTTTTATATCTTTGCCTGGTTGAGTACCGGTTCACCCGTGCTCAGTCTGATTCTCCTCTGCATAGGCCGCGTGTTCCTCGGCATTGGTGAAAGCTTTGCCGCGACCGGCACGATTCTCTGGGGAATTGGCGCGACCAATCCTATTCATACCGGGCGCGTCATCTCCTGGAATGGCGTGGCAACCTATGGCGCAATGGCGGCTGGCGCGCCGCTCGGCGTCTTCCTCAACGCGCATTTTGGACTGCCGGGCGTTTCCCTGACTATACTTCTGATTGCTGCACTGGCGATTGCGCTGGCGTCTTCCAAGCAGGCCATCACTGTTGTAACCGGCAAGCGCATCGCGTTTCGCGCGGTGGTCGGCAAAATCTGGATGCACGGACTTGGCCTGGGTTTCGGTACCATCGGCTTTGGCGTGATTGCTACCTTCATTACGCTTTATTACGCCGATAAAGGCTGGGAAGGCGCGGCGTTTACCCTGACGCTTTTCAGTCTCGGTTTTGTCGGCATGCGCCTGATCTTTGGCAGCAACATTGCCCGTTTTGGCGGCCTGCGGGTGTCAATCGTCTCTTTCGTGGTGGAAATTATCGGCCTGCTGTTTATCTGGCAAGGGCACAGCCCCTTCAGCGTCGAGATTGGCGCATTTCTTACCGGCTCGGGCTTCTCGCTTATCTTTCCGGCGTTGGGCGTCGAGGCGGTCAAACAGGTGCCGCAGCAGAATCAGGGCACCGCGCTCGGGACCTATTCCGCGTTTCTGGATTTGGGACTCGGCATCACCGGCCCTGTCGCCGGTATCGTGATTTCGCACTTTGGTACGCCGTCCATTTATCTGGCGGCCTCTTTCATGGTCCTGCTGGCGATGCTTATCACGCTGAAAATGCTGCGCATCGAAAATCGTCAAAAAGAGATTCTGTAG
- a CDS encoding DUF883 family protein, with protein sequence MFKKTDKIERNADEDISLLADTLDEVLKSGNSKSKDEFEKIRDKAQGVLRDARSRFNGNTNLTQHARDAACQATNYVKDNPWHGVGVGAAVGVVIGVLLGRK encoded by the coding sequence ATGTTTAAGAAGACAGATAAAATCGAACGTAACGCGGATGAAGACATTTCATTGCTGGCCGATACCCTGGACGAAGTGCTGAAATCCGGCAACTCCAAGTCCAAGGATGAGTTCGAAAAGATTCGTGACAAGGCACAAGGCGTGCTGCGTGATGCTCGCTCCCGTTTCAACGGCAACACCAACCTGACTCAGCATGCGCGTGACGCCGCCTGTCAGGCCACCAACTACGTGAAAGACAATCCGTGGCATGGTGTGGGTGTGGGTGCCGCCGTCGGTGTCGTGATCGGCGTGTTGCTGGGTCGTAAATAA
- the nrdH gene encoding glutaredoxin-like protein NrdH translates to MSIIIYSKPDCVQCNATYRALDKHGIDYQVIDLTQDAQALGHVRSLGYQQVPVIVAGDDHWSGFRPDKITALRQMQEVH, encoded by the coding sequence ATGAGCATAATCATTTACAGCAAACCAGACTGTGTCCAGTGTAACGCCACCTACCGCGCCCTGGACAAACATGGCATTGACTATCAAGTGATCGATCTGACGCAGGACGCGCAGGCTCTTGGCCACGTCCGTTCGCTGGGTTATCAGCAGGTTCCCGTCATCGTTGCCGGTGACGACCACTGGTCCGGCTTCCGCCCGGATAAAATCACCGCCCTGCGCCAGATGCAGGAAGTCCACTAA
- the nrdI gene encoding class Ib ribonucleoside-diphosphate reductase assembly flavoprotein NrdI, which translates to MSCLVYFSSKSENTHRFVGKLGLPAIRIPIAPKGEKLRMEEPYILVVPSYGGGTTVGAVPRQVIHFLNDEHNRSLIRGVIAAGNTNFGAAYCIAGEIVAKKCQVPYLYRFELLGTPEDVAKVKKGVTEFWQRQN; encoded by the coding sequence ATGAGCTGCCTGGTGTATTTTTCGAGCAAGTCGGAAAACACCCATCGCTTTGTCGGCAAGCTTGGCTTGCCGGCCATCAGAATACCGATTGCACCCAAGGGCGAAAAACTCCGCATGGAGGAGCCCTACATTCTGGTGGTTCCAAGCTATGGCGGCGGAACAACGGTTGGCGCCGTCCCGCGACAGGTTATCCACTTCCTCAACGACGAACACAATCGATCACTCATCCGCGGCGTCATTGCCGCCGGTAACACTAATTTCGGCGCAGCGTATTGCATAGCCGGTGAAATTGTCGCGAAAAAGTGTCAGGTACCTTATCTGTATCGCTTTGAACTGCTCGGCACACCGGAAGACGTTGCAAAGGTAAAAAAGGGAGTAACTGAATTTTGGCAGCGACAGAATTAG